TTTTTCTTACGTTCGGGATTCTAAAATCACTTTGAAAATGTATGAAGATCTTAAAAATGGAACTAGCTATGATAATGCGGTCAAAACACTTGGGGTACCAGATGTTTATTCTATCGCTGTTTCTTCTGATGCGACAATGACACAAGCACTTTGGTCATCTAACCTTGTAACTAAGAAAGGGAAAACAGGTAGCCTTACTCTTAACTTTAAAAATGGTACCTTGGAAAACAAGTCTCAAGAAAATTTGATTAACAAGTAATCACAGTAAAAGATGCCTTTCTAAATCAATGAAGGTATTTTTTTGTTATAATAAAAGGAGTGATTAAATTTGTGAAAATGTAATGACTAAAAAGGGTATTTTTTATAGGGATAGCAGGTTTAATTCTGGTAATCTTATGGCTTCTTTTAAATAACTTTATCCCCAAAATCAAGAAATAGAGGAATGCTAATCATGATCAAACCTTTTTAAAATTGGTTTTTAAGCAGGCAAATTTTTTAAATGCACTTGTTCTTATTAGTCTCATGATTCTGTCATTAGCTATTTTTGGAGTTTCAAGTTCTATTTTTTGTATTTTTGTTGGGCTACTTTATGCCCCTTTGCTTTCAATTCCCTTGAATATTATAGGTAATACTTTTGATAATTTGACTAGAATTGAAATTTTAAGAAGACTTGATAAGTCTAAACGTATGGAGAAACTCCTAAACTATGATGAGTACTTTAAACATCGCTTTATTGGTATTTTCCTAGCATTCTCTATTCCTTTTATCCCATCAGCTTTGGTCAATTACGCTTATGTTCAGATGAAATTACCCACAAGGACAAGGATTTTAGCGCCACTAATTGGGATGACCCCACTCTCCGTTATTTATGCTGTCAGTGGGGATTTGTTGCTTAATTGTCGTCCAATCCGACTACCGTTAGTGGCAATACTTGTTCTCTTGCTGTTTATCTCACTAGTAATTTACTGTATCCATTTTAGGAAGGAAAAAAATGAGCTTTATTCAAGTAACTAAAGAAGAATTTAATACACATGCTCAACAGGTTTCTGAGCGTTCTTTTATGCAAACTGAAGAAATGGCTAAGCTTCTTGAGAAACGTGGATTTAGCATTAGCTATGTTGCCTGGAAAGAAGGTAACCAAATAGAAGTTTCAGCGATTGTCTATAGTATGCCTATGACCGGTGGGCTTCGTATGGAGGTGAATTGTGGACCAATTCACTCAAGTGTGGCTCATCT
This region of Streptococcus thermophilus genomic DNA includes:
- a CDS encoding TVP38/TMEM64 family protein codes for the protein MILSLAIFGVSSSIFCIFVGLLYAPLLSIPLNIIGNTFDNLTRIEILRRLDKSKRMEKLLNYDEYFKHRFIGIFLAFSIPFIPSALVNYAYVQMKLPTRTRILAPLIGMTPLSVIYAVSGDLLLNCRPIRLPLVAILVLLLFISLVIYCIHFRKEKNELYSSN